In Candidatus Kaelpia imicola, one DNA window encodes the following:
- the nusB gene encoding transcription antitermination factor NusB, translating into MRKRTKSREIALKILYRVDISKESSSEVLDDILRRERDKNIKKFARELAINTLDNMPVLDRLITKHTLNWQLNRMAVIDRNILRLASYELLFCSSIPPKVSINEAIELAKKYGDQDSGKFVNGILDEITRQEVSSKSEFLNE; encoded by the coding sequence ATGCGTAAGCGCACTAAATCACGTGAGATTGCATTAAAGATTCTGTATAGGGTGGATATATCCAAAGAGTCTTCCTCTGAGGTTTTGGACGATATCTTAAGGAGAGAGAGGGATAAAAATATCAAAAAGTTTGCCCGGGAACTCGCTATAAATACTTTGGATAATATGCCGGTTTTAGATCGACTGATAACAAAGCATACTTTAAACTGGCAGCTTAACAGGATGGCGGTAATTGATAGAAATATCCTCCGTCTTGCCAGCTATGAGCTTCTCTTCTGCAGCAGTATCCCTCCCAAGGTTAGTATTAATGAAGCTATTGAACTGGCTAAGAAGTATGGGGACCAGGATTCCGGAAAGTTTGTAAATGGAATACTTGATGAGATAACACGTCAAGAGGTCTCCAGCAAATCAGAGTTTTTAAATGAATAG
- a CDS encoding PHP domain-containing protein, with protein MNREADLHLHSMYSDGTFSPAEILRRAKELSLSCISITDHDTVAGLDEAFKAANEIDIEFISGVELSSSYRDREIHILGYFIDYKEEWFLNRLKSFRDFRKLRLLKMVKKLRDCGLSVNYEKILNDNPKAAIGRLHLGKALYEEGHISSIKEAFDRYLGEGKSCYVEKEELSVPRAIEMVRSLGGISVLAHPYLLRDDSIVAELLDFGFDGIEAAHFKHPKGTEKRYSKMAGERGLLLSGGSDCHGEARADILMGKKRVPYDIVIKMKEYLDERR; from the coding sequence ATGAATAGAGAAGCGGATCTGCATTTACACTCAATGTATTCAGACGGTACGTTTAGCCCTGCTGAGATCTTAAGACGTGCTAAAGAGCTCTCCTTGAGCTGTATCTCTATAACAGACCATGATACCGTAGCTGGACTGGATGAAGCTTTTAAAGCGGCCAATGAGATTGATATCGAGTTTATATCCGGGGTTGAGCTCTCCTCTTCTTATAGAGATAGAGAGATTCATATCCTGGGCTATTTTATAGATTATAAAGAAGAATGGTTTTTAAATAGACTTAAGAGTTTTAGAGACTTTAGAAAGTTAAGACTTCTTAAGATGGTTAAAAAGTTAAGAGACTGTGGTCTTAGCGTCAATTATGAGAAGATATTGAATGATAATCCCAAAGCTGCGATTGGCAGGCTCCATCTCGGTAAGGCTCTTTATGAGGAAGGCCATATATCGTCAATAAAAGAGGCATTTGATAGATATCTGGGAGAAGGGAAGTCCTGTTATGTTGAGAAAGAAGAGCTCTCTGTTCCAAGAGCAATAGAGATGGTAAGGTCTTTAGGGGGTATCTCAGTCTTAGCCCACCCTTACCTTTTAAGAGATGACTCTATAGTGGCTGAATTGCTGGATTTTGGTTTTGATGGAATAGAGGCAGCTCATTTTAAGCATCCTAAGGGTACTGAGAAAAGGTATTCCAAGATGGCCGGAGAGAGAGGGCTTCTTTTAAGCGGGGGCTCTGATTGTCATGGTGAGGCTAGGGCAGATATACTTATGGGTAAGAAGAGAGTCCCCTATGATATTGTAATTAAGATGAAAGAGTATTTAGATGAGAGAAGATAG
- the ribD gene encoding bifunctional diaminohydroxyphosphoribosylaminopyrimidine deaminase/5-amino-6-(5-phosphoribosylamino)uracil reductase RibD: MREDRDLKFMHRAISLAKKARGKTSPNPMVGAVLVDKNGKIISEGYHRRAGASHAEVEAIDKAGLKSKAATLYVSLEPCSSYGQTPPCVDRIIESGIKRVVIAVLDPNPENHNRGVRLLKKSGIDIRLGVMREEAEYLNRVFFKHIRERVPYVSLKAALSLDGRIADNKGLSKWISSGDARDFVHREIRSKVDAVMVGIGTVLKDDPSLTLRDSKGRLVKEQPLRVVLDSNLKIPIGANILKHRKGTLLIVTSVKTGKKKKREELIKRGVRIIDIAYLSAKGLDLKRVLKALYREGICHLLVEGGSSVLSSFLERGLADYLYLFISNMVLGGSYLIYNGREFKLNKCPKIVRRDCKIFNNSVMVSGDIVYV, encoded by the coding sequence ATGAGAGAAGATAGAGATCTTAAATTTATGCATAGAGCTATCTCTCTTGCTAAGAAGGCCAGAGGCAAGACCAGCCCCAACCCTATGGTTGGTGCAGTATTGGTTGATAAGAACGGTAAGATAATATCGGAAGGTTATCACAGAAGAGCCGGGGCCAGCCATGCAGAGGTTGAGGCTATAGATAAGGCCGGCTTAAAATCTAAAGCTGCAACTCTATATGTCAGCCTTGAACCCTGCTCTAGTTATGGTCAAACTCCACCCTGCGTGGATAGAATAATAGAGTCTGGAATAAAGCGTGTTGTAATAGCAGTGCTAGACCCAAATCCCGAGAATCATAATAGAGGAGTTAGGCTTTTAAAAAAGAGCGGAATAGATATTAGATTAGGAGTCATGAGAGAAGAGGCCGAATATCTTAATAGGGTCTTCTTTAAACATATCAGGGAGAGAGTGCCCTATGTTAGTCTAAAGGCTGCTCTATCTTTAGACGGCAGGATTGCAGATAATAAGGGTCTATCTAAATGGATTAGTTCAGGAGATGCCAGAGATTTTGTACATAGAGAGATACGTTCAAAAGTTGATGCCGTAATGGTTGGAATAGGTACTGTTTTAAAAGATGATCCTTCTCTGACCTTAAGAGATTCAAAAGGAAGGCTGGTTAAAGAGCAGCCTCTAAGAGTCGTTCTGGATTCAAATTTAAAGATTCCGATAGGGGCTAATATTTTAAAACATAGAAAAGGAACTCTCTTAATAGTTACCTCAGTTAAGACGGGAAAGAAAAAAAAGAGAGAGGAATTGATAAAGAGAGGGGTTAGGATAATAGATATAGCCTATTTAAGCGCTAAGGGGTTAGATCTGAAGAGAGTGCTTAAAGCGTTATACAGAGAGGGTATCTGCCATCTTTTGGTTGAGGGCGGATCTTCAGTCTTAAGCAGTTTCTTAGAGAGAGGTTTAGCCGATTATCTCTATCTCTTTATCTCTAATATGGTTTTAGGCGGAAGCTATCTTATCTATAATGGCAGAGAGTTTAAATTAAATAAGTGTCCTAAGATAGTCCGTAGGGATTGTAAGATTTTCAATAATTCAGTAATGGTATCCGGGGATATAGTCTATGTTTAG
- a CDS encoding riboflavin synthase: protein MFSGIIEEVAQLESITRKSSYYELKVRSKKIIKELALGDSIAVDGVCLTLKAKNRDRLIFDVIDETYSNTKLKYLRRGRLNLERALKLGDRISGHILTGHVDTVISVAKIEKRTKRLKLYLKLPSKYKHLIVDKGSVALDGVSLTVQDLKPDSFSVAIIPYTEERTNLGDLRVGSKVNIEFDLFGKYVDKRLKAGA, encoded by the coding sequence ATGTTTAGCGGTATTATAGAAGAGGTAGCTCAACTTGAGAGTATAACCAGGAAGTCCAGCTATTATGAGCTTAAGGTTAGAAGTAAAAAGATCATAAAAGAATTGGCCTTAGGTGATAGCATAGCTGTAGACGGGGTCTGTCTGACCTTAAAAGCTAAAAATAGGGATAGGCTTATCTTTGATGTTATAGACGAAACTTATTCAAATACTAAGCTTAAATATCTCAGGAGGGGAAGATTAAATTTAGAACGGGCTTTAAAGTTAGGCGATAGAATCTCCGGTCATATCTTAACAGGCCATGTTGATACTGTTATATCTGTAGCAAAGATAGAGAAGAGAACTAAGAGGTTAAAGCTATATTTAAAATTGCCTTCTAAATATAAACATCTGATTGTCGATAAGGGGTCTGTTGCCTTAGACGGGGTAAGCCTTACCGTACAGGATTTAAAGCCGGACTCATTCTCTGTTGCCATTATACCCTATACAGAAGAGCGGACGAATCTGGGTGATTTAAGAGTCGGCTCCAAGGTAAATATTGAGTTTGATCTATTCGGTAAATATGTAGACAAGAGATTAAAGGCCGGGGCGTAG
- a CDS encoding helix-turn-helix transcriptional regulator has product MLSVNIKKLRKQKKLSQDQLARLADIPYNTLVKVESGKSNNPTFETLSKLADVFDVTIDDLAGKKRNSKK; this is encoded by the coding sequence ATGTTATCCGTCAATATTAAGAAATTAAGAAAACAAAAAAAGTTATCTCAAGATCAACTTGCCAGATTGGCAGACATCCCATATAATACTTTGGTAAAAGTTGAATCTGGCAAATCAAATAATCCTACTTTTGAAACGCTTTCTAAATTGGCTGACGTTTTTGATGTTACTATTGATGATTTAGCAGGAAAGAAGAGGAATAGCAAAAAATGA
- a CDS encoding DNA methyltransferase: MNEVKDNSVHLVITSPPYWQLKDYGSKAQIGFNDSYQDYIDNLSKVWKECYRILHPGCRLCINIGDQFARAVIYGRYKVIPIRTEITKYCESISFDYMGGIIWQKVTTCKTTGGATVMGSYPYPRGGIIKIDYEFILIFKKLGKDIKPSVEIKEKSKLSKEEWNEYFNGHWNFPGEKQNGHIAMFPLELPRRLIKMFSFYGDTVLDPFLGSGTTLKAALELKRNSIGYEINKEFLETIKSKIGVPKEPLLYKRNFDYEIIFQKQNSKNENEKSISAKINNSNNHLERLTDPKQFRFGTVIDNSGRRERVDTYRVKIIPQPDEIILDSGLKIKLLGICPAEDQTYKNKAIEFLKNMTSGNRVFLRYDDLKFDKKKNILAYLYLANKTLLNAKLITNGLAGCNRELDFRLKNRFMRYEEEARNAKLGIWGKKKKGQTLCLKSGS, encoded by the coding sequence ATGAATGAAGTAAAAGATAATTCAGTCCATTTAGTAATTACATCACCTCCTTACTGGCAACTTAAAGATTATGGGTCTAAGGCTCAAATTGGCTTTAATGATTCATATCAGGATTATATCGATAATTTAAGCAAGGTCTGGAAAGAATGTTACAGAATATTACATCCGGGTTGTAGATTGTGTATTAATATAGGAGATCAATTTGCACGAGCAGTTATTTATGGTCGATATAAAGTTATTCCCATAAGGACTGAAATTACTAAATATTGTGAGTCAATAAGTTTTGACTATATGGGTGGAATTATTTGGCAAAAGGTTACAACATGCAAAACTACAGGCGGTGCTACTGTGATGGGTTCTTACCCTTATCCACGGGGGGGCATAATTAAAATTGATTATGAATTTATTCTAATATTCAAAAAATTAGGCAAAGATATAAAACCGAGTGTAGAAATAAAAGAAAAATCTAAGCTTTCAAAGGAAGAATGGAACGAATATTTTAATGGGCATTGGAATTTCCCTGGTGAAAAACAAAATGGCCATATTGCAATGTTTCCTTTAGAGCTGCCAAGGCGGTTAATTAAAATGTTTAGTTTCTACGGTGATACAGTTTTGGACCCATTTTTAGGAAGCGGTACTACATTAAAAGCAGCTTTAGAATTAAAGAGAAATTCTATTGGTTATGAAATAAACAAAGAATTTTTGGAGACAATTAAATCTAAGATTGGTGTACCCAAAGAACCCCTACTTTATAAAAGAAACTTCGATTACGAAATTATTTTTCAAAAACAAAATAGTAAGAATGAAAACGAAAAGAGCATCTCTGCCAAGATCAATAATAGCAATAATCATTTAGAGAGATTAACTGACCCAAAGCAATTTAGATTCGGGACTGTAATAGATAATAGCGGCAGAAGAGAAAGGGTGGATACATATAGAGTAAAAATTATTCCTCAGCCAGATGAAATAATATTAGATTCAGGATTAAAAATTAAACTTTTAGGAATTTGCCCTGCCGAAGATCAAACATATAAAAATAAAGCTATTGAATTCCTGAAGAATATGACATCTGGCAACAGAGTCTTTTTGAGATACGATGATTTAAAATTTGACAAGAAAAAAAATATTTTAGCTTATCTTTATTTAGCTAATAAAACATTATTAAATGCTAAATTGATAACAAATGGTCTTGCAGGATGTAACAGGGAATTAGATTTCCGGCTTAAAAATAGATTTATGAGATATGAAGAAGAAGCGAGGAATGCTAAACTTGGTATATGGGGCAAGAAAAAGAAAGGACAAACATTATGCCTAAAGAGTGGATCCTGA
- a CDS encoding MjaI family restriction endonuclease yields MPKEWILNQANMRWGLTRKTKVGSVSELIRKCSPKAVKVWEEYYYKNVYSKQHLEQLGRVLYMKITEVCQAEIESLTEEDCINFIVNLVVNRTYDGYQSEIQTIYGQLQQMLGVKVEPASDEWDRGYNVDFFIKIKGRYIGLQIKPAGYAYITQIINELKFQKKTHEKFTTKYGGKVFYIISVKEGDKKKIYNTGVIEEIKQEIARLENE; encoded by the coding sequence ATGCCTAAAGAGTGGATCCTGAATCAGGCAAATATGAGATGGGGATTAACAAGAAAAACCAAAGTAGGTTCAGTTTCAGAATTAATAAGAAAATGCTCTCCCAAAGCTGTTAAGGTATGGGAAGAATATTATTATAAAAATGTTTATTCCAAACAGCATTTGGAACAACTTGGGAGAGTGCTATATATGAAGATAACAGAAGTATGCCAGGCAGAGATTGAAAGTTTAACAGAAGAAGATTGTATTAATTTTATTGTCAATCTTGTAGTAAATCGGACATACGATGGTTATCAATCAGAAATTCAAACTATTTATGGTCAGTTACAACAGATGCTGGGAGTTAAAGTTGAACCTGCCTCGGATGAGTGGGATAGAGGGTATAATGTAGATTTTTTCATCAAAATAAAAGGTCGATATATTGGACTTCAAATCAAACCAGCAGGATATGCTTATATCACACAGATTATCAACGAATTGAAATTTCAGAAAAAGACGCACGAAAAATTTACTACTAAATATGGCGGGAAAGTTTTTTATATTATTTCTGTGAAAGAAGGCGATAAAAAGAAAATTTATAATACAGGTGTAATTGAGGAGATTAAACAAGAAATAGCGAGATTAGAAAATGAGTAA
- a CDS encoding YIP1 family protein: protein MNILFQRMIRAAKLDSNLYEEVEHDKTSLSQAMLVVLLSSIAAGIGAMSIKGGINLIAVAAAALIGWAVWASIVYFIGVKLLPTPQTESNVGELLRTIGFSSSPGLIRILGIIPGLFNVVSLIAQIWMLIAMVIAVRQALDYESTGRAILVCIIGWFIQAALLMFLLR, encoded by the coding sequence ATGAATATTTTGTTTCAGAGAATGATTAGGGCGGCAAAGTTAGACTCAAATCTGTATGAAGAAGTAGAGCATGATAAGACCTCACTATCTCAGGCAATGCTTGTTGTTCTTTTATCCAGCATTGCCGCTGGTATCGGGGCGATGAGCATTAAAGGCGGTATAAACCTGATTGCAGTTGCAGCTGCAGCATTGATAGGATGGGCTGTCTGGGCTTCTATTGTCTATTTTATCGGTGTAAAGTTATTGCCCACGCCTCAAACAGAGTCTAATGTCGGAGAACTTTTGAGAACAATAGGATTCTCTTCATCTCCGGGTCTAATTAGAATTTTAGGTATTATTCCAGGGTTGTTCAATGTAGTCTCGCTTATTGCCCAGATTTGGATGTTGATAGCAATGGTGATAGCAGTACGGCAGGCTCTGGATTATGAATCTACCGGTAGAGCAATACTGGTCTGCATCATCGGCTGGTTTATTCAGGCAGCTCTTTTAATGTTTTTATTGAGATAG
- a CDS encoding acylphosphatase: MLKRVDVYYSGRVQGVGFRFTAERIALDMKNIAGWVKNLPDGRVEMVAEADEDSLKDFLERIRKSIMKLYIEREDIIWVTAENGMNDFIIRFY; encoded by the coding sequence ATGTTAAAGAGAGTAGATGTATATTACTCCGGAAGGGTCCAGGGGGTTGGCTTTAGATTTACCGCAGAGCGGATTGCTCTTGATATGAAAAATATTGCAGGCTGGGTAAAGAACCTGCCTGACGGAAGAGTCGAGATGGTAGCTGAGGCGGATGAGGATAGTCTGAAAGATTTTCTGGAGAGGATTCGTAAGAGCATCATGAAGCTATACATTGAAAGAGAAGATATTATCTGGGTAACTGCAGAGAACGGAATGAATGATTTTATCATAAGGTTCTATTGA
- a CDS encoding metallophosphoesterase family protein, producing the protein MRYAVLGDIHSNLEALEEVLLDLKEKKIDKVFSIGDIVGYGADPSKCIDIARERFEFTTLGNHDSALTGGLSLDLFSGMAKDAIIWSQNRVEHNNIEFLSDLPLIEEYGGMVFAHSSLYSPESFDYPVSSEGIRKNFDIQDDKRVCFIGHSHIPAIFMIDDISGDIVELQDKDTMVESKKRYFINTGSVGQPRDGDSRAAYIYYDDSEGRISIERVDYDIGKTASKITVTGLPDKLAARLYEGV; encoded by the coding sequence ATGCGTTATGCAGTCTTAGGAGATATCCATTCTAATTTAGAGGCCTTGGAAGAGGTTCTGCTGGACTTAAAAGAGAAGAAAATAGATAAGGTCTTCTCTATCGGCGATATTGTAGGCTATGGGGCCGACCCTTCAAAATGTATAGATATTGCAAGAGAGCGTTTTGAGTTTACTACTTTAGGTAATCATGATTCAGCCCTAACAGGGGGGCTTTCGCTGGACCTATTTAGCGGTATGGCTAAGGATGCTATAATCTGGAGCCAGAACAGAGTCGAGCATAATAATATTGAGTTTTTATCAGACCTGCCTTTGATTGAAGAGTATGGCGGTATGGTATTTGCCCATAGCTCACTCTATTCTCCCGAGAGTTTTGACTATCCTGTATCCTCCGAAGGGATAAGGAAGAATTTTGATATCCAGGATGATAAGAGGGTCTGTTTTATCGGTCACTCCCATATCCCGGCTATATTTATGATCGATGATATCTCGGGGGATATTGTAGAACTTCAAGATAAGGATACTATGGTTGAGTCCAAGAAGAGGTATTTCATAAATACAGGAAGCGTGGGTCAGCCTAGAGATGGAGACTCCAGGGCCGCATATATATATTATGATGATAGCGAGGGCAGAATAAGCATAGAGAGAGTAGATTATGATATCGGTAAAACAGCTTCTAAAATAACTGTGACAGGTTTGCCTGATAAATTGGCTGCCAGACTCTATGAGGGCGTTTGA